The sequence GAGGCGGGCGACATCCGGCAGCTGCGCGGCGCGCACGCACGCGTCGAAGGTCAGACCGCGCGCGGCGACCTCGCGCGCACCGGTCACGAAGGCCGCCGACACCGCCAGTCCGTCGGGCTCGCCCTGCAGGTTGTGCCGCACGCCGACGACGAGCGGCTCGGCCGCGAGACCTTCGAGGTGCGCGACCGTGTCGGTCCCCCGGTCGAGGCGGATGCCGGCGACGATGCCGACCACTCCGAGCGCGGGCGCGAGCCCTGCGACCCAGAGCACCTCATCGAGGAAGTCGTCGTCGACCGTCCCGGCCTGCACGAACACGCACTTCTCGGTCTCGGCACGCTCCAGGCGGGCGTGCTCGAGTTCCAGGTCGGCGAACCGGTACGCCATCGGGCCTTCGAGCCACGTGTAGGTCAGCGCCTCCGGATCCCACAGGTGCAGATGTGCATCGAGAACTCGCATCCCCTCATCCTGCCGCAGACATCGGAGCAATCGCTAGGATGACGCCATGGCTGTGACGGACGACGCGATCGCGAAGATCAAGGCGATGATCGTGTCGGGCGAGCTGACCCCCGGTGATCGCCTGCCTCCGGAGAAGGAGCTCTCCGAGCGGCTAGGTCTCTCCCGCAGCTCGATGCGCGAGGCGGTCAAGGCGCTCGAGGTCATCCGCGTGCTCGACGTGCGGCGCGGCGACGGCACCTATGTGACGAGCCTCGAGCCCCACCTGCTGCTGGAGGCGATCTCGTTCGTCGTCGACATGCACGACGACGACTCGATGCTCGAGATCTTCGCCGTGCGCCGGATGCTGGAGTCGCAGGCATCCGGCCTCGCCGCCACGCTGGGCACCGACGAGCAAATCGCCGAGCTGCAGCGCGAGGTCGAGGGCGTGGATGCCTCCGTGAGCATCGAGGAGCTCGTCGACCACGACATCCGATTCCACCGCGAGATCGTGGCGATGGCGGGCAATGCGTACCTCGCGAGCCTGATCGAGCACCTGAGCAGCCAGACCGTGCGTGCCCGCGCCTGGCGGGGCCTCACCGAGAGCGGCGCCGTCGAGCGCACCCTGTCGGAGCACCGGGCGATCGCCGACGCGGTCGCCCAGCGGGACCCCGCACTGGCGACCTCGCTGACGACCGCGCACATCGCCGGCATCGAGCGCTGGCTGCGCCACGCGACGGCGCCCTGAGCGGTTCCGGGCGCCCCGGCACCCGGACGCGGAAGTGGGTCTGACGGCGCCGCCGCGAGGGGTGTACCGTCACCGCATGATCACCGACGATCCCACCTTGACCAACCCCGACCACTACCGCACCCTCTGGGAGAACGAGCACGTCCGCGTGCTCGAATACACCGACGTCCCCGGCGACAAGACGACGCCGCACGATCATCCGAACAGTGTGATGATCACCCTCAGCGATTTCTCTCGTCGCCTCAGCGCCGGGGAGCGGACGTTCGACACGGCCCTCACCTCCGGGCAGGCGGTCTGGATACCGGCGCAGCGTCACTCCGGCGAGAACACCGGGACGACGCCGACGCACACCATCCTCGTCGAACTCAAGGGCGATGCGGCGGGCGAACCGATGGCATCGACACTCGGGCCGGAACATCCCGCCGAGGGGTGAGCGCACCCGGATGATCGACGAGGCGGCCGATAGTCTCGAGGGTATGAGCGACTGGACCAGCACCGCGATCGCCCTGCTGGAAGCCGACGCGAACCGCAGTGCCGACACGCACCTGCACCTCTTCCCGCTGCCGCCCGAGTGGGGCATCGACCTGTACCTCAAGGACGAGTCCGTCCACCCGACCGGGTCACTCAAGCACCGTCTGGCGCGCTCGCTCCTCCTCTACGGACTGGTCAACGGCCGCATCCGGGAGGACACCACGCTCGTGGAGTCGTCGAGCGGATCGACCGCCGTCTCCGAGGCGTACTTCGCCCGCATGCTGGGGCTGCCGTTCATCACGGTGGTGCCGCGCTCGACCGTGCAGGAGAAGATCGATCTCATCGAGTTCTACGGTGGCACCTGCCACTTCGTCGACCGCGCCGAAGACATGTCGCCCGAGGCGCAGCGCCTCGCGTCCGACTGCACCGGCCACTACCTCGACCAGTTCACGTTCGCCGAGCGCGCGACCGACTGGCGGGGCAACAACAACATCGCGGAGAGCGTGTTCAGTCAGCTCGCGCAGGAGCGGCATCCGATCCCCACCTGGATCGTGACCGGCGCCGGAACCGGCGGCACGAGTGCGACGTTCGGGCGGTACGTGAAGTACCGCCGCCACGAGACGCGCATCGCCGTGGTCGACCCCGAGGGCTCGGCGTTCTACGACGGCTGGGCCGGCACGGTCGACCCGCCCGCCGGACGCCCGAGCCGCATCGAGGGCATCGGCCGGCCGCAGGTCGAGGCCTCGTTCGTGCCCACCGTGATCGACGAGATGATCCGGGTGCCGGATGCCGGGTCGATCGCCGCGATCCGGATGCTGCGCGAGCGCACCCTGCACTGGGCCGGCGGCTCGACCGGCACGAACCTGTACGGCGC is a genomic window of Microbacterium maritypicum containing:
- a CDS encoding FadR/GntR family transcriptional regulator, with product MAVTDDAIAKIKAMIVSGELTPGDRLPPEKELSERLGLSRSSMREAVKALEVIRVLDVRRGDGTYVTSLEPHLLLEAISFVVDMHDDDSMLEIFAVRRMLESQASGLAATLGTDEQIAELQREVEGVDASVSIEELVDHDIRFHREIVAMAGNAYLASLIEHLSSQTVRARAWRGLTESGAVERTLSEHRAIADAVAQRDPALATSLTTAHIAGIERWLRHATAP
- a CDS encoding cytoplasmic protein; this encodes MITDDPTLTNPDHYRTLWENEHVRVLEYTDVPGDKTTPHDHPNSVMITLSDFSRRLSAGERTFDTALTSGQAVWIPAQRHSGENTGTTPTHTILVELKGDAAGEPMASTLGPEHPAEG
- a CDS encoding PLP-dependent cysteine synthase family protein; this translates as MSDWTSTAIALLEADANRSADTHLHLFPLPPEWGIDLYLKDESVHPTGSLKHRLARSLLLYGLVNGRIREDTTLVESSSGSTAVSEAYFARMLGLPFITVVPRSTVQEKIDLIEFYGGTCHFVDRAEDMSPEAQRLASDCTGHYLDQFTFAERATDWRGNNNIAESVFSQLAQERHPIPTWIVTGAGTGGTSATFGRYVKYRRHETRIAVVDPEGSAFYDGWAGTVDPPAGRPSRIEGIGRPQVEASFVPTVIDEMIRVPDAGSIAAIRMLRERTLHWAGGSTGTNLYGAFQLIARMRAAGETGSVVTLICDSGVRYAGTYYSDEWVAAQGWDLAPHRARLDRFLESGVWGE